The following is a genomic window from Deinococcus sp. Leaf326.
GCCGCCGCTGGCCCTGCCACCCCGACGCGCGCCGAGTCGTGATCCCGGCTACTGGGCCGATCTCTCGGGGCTGCTGCGGGGACAGCCCTGGTTCGTGCCCGGCGCGAGCGTGTACGTGGAGGACGACTCGGGCCGTCTGCTGCTGCTGCGCGACGCTGAGAGCGGCCGGTGGACCCTGCCCGGCGGCAAGCTGGAGCCCGGCGAGAGTCTGGAAGCCTGCGCCCGCCGCGAGCTGCGTGAGGAGACTGGGCTGGAGGCCGCCTCGCTGGAGCCGCTGCACCTCCTGGCCGGTCCGGAATTCCGTTACCGCGACGACACAGGAGTCTGGGATTCGGTCGGGGTGGTCTACCGGGCGCGGGGGGTAAGCGGAGAGGTGCGGCTGCCCGCCGCCGAGCTCACGGAGGCGCAGTATATGCGGGCCGCCGAGCTCCGCGACCTGGACCTGCTCGGGCCGCACACGCGCCGGGCCGTGGCGCTGTGGCAGGAGGCTCAGGCCGGGGCCGCAAGCCCGGTGTGACGGTCCTCGCGGGCGAACGGAGGGACACAGAAGAGGGGCGGCCGCAGGCTTCCACGCCCCGGCGCCCCCCTCTAGCCCCTACTTCTCGCGGATGCT
Proteins encoded in this region:
- a CDS encoding NUDIX domain-containing protein produces the protein MSDLLRVRAAWGTRPLLGVAAGLLIENERGEALLQRRGDDGLWGFPGGGVESGEDFLAAARRELREETGLDCPDLTWLGLRDGLVSGPDLYHRYPHGDEIYIVDVLFYGTLPTSALAGAHPDDSGETLELGWFAPDTLPPISGSINVVCLNILRRRAGLPPLALPPRRAPSRDPGYWADLSGLLRGQPWFVPGASVYVEDDSGRLLLLRDAESGRWTLPGGKLEPGESLEACARRELREETGLEAASLEPLHLLAGPEFRYRDDTGVWDSVGVVYRARGVSGEVRLPAAELTEAQYMRAAELRDLDLLGPHTRRAVALWQEAQAGAASPV